In one window of Pieris brassicae chromosome 10, ilPieBrab1.1, whole genome shotgun sequence DNA:
- the LOC123715789 gene encoding uncharacterized protein LOC123715789 isoform X2, which translates to MYFSVFLLVLSFNHINFVSSDKGNSTEDEECTLCNLSFFRRKRALPEYTRWRATTQEFIVKVLEDDVTTPQTKQIVAVNIKPNRKIEEKIIVGATLLPTAVPITTPLSDEYTRFIPPTTSKITRYDDMVFAPATTGVIPPIKPKSKVRKGEQHIGPIIKFTGDRHGLRDESPPSGPKFIPRTNTEYLSQYAPIAPILFTQKTTFGPLTPRTVEKFVIYKTSVRPSRTTQLLDYITPERTPDFLNILGLADNKRKPFVFSPTRTSTFPNDTSTMITFIDENDDLVQTKSNVDDTYRRTYEEKKTTEKDTDEFYNNLMMYDDDTDVTTRKVYHGFSDTYEDSSEKSKEPDTTETTIELSSDLEEYDNTTEKMVYHDEDDVQKGTTTGTLTTRNTEEVSLKATTFARVVENNTKRVCNLLKLRHLSFSSPRTLYEITTQLKQWAEESPVAKWVDVTNGNFTVMENPIYMMIVDDPSSGQIMSAKQTVMIVAGIQGRDHHAVAAAMYVLYQLIERTDAHSDLLVKYRFWIIPVFNPDGYDYSMTFPRRREWTKNLRQTWDSCKGRDTCEACELYGVMCTIQPCYGVNLDRNFEYQWIPQELRSEHPCGQLYAGSRQLSEAETRALTNFLHEQKTPLYTFIAFKEGNVLGIMYPYSHTRKRRAFDHVYRQRASIAASAAFSISGRPYAAGQTSEFLPLYAGGIEDWVDGHLGIDNTYTIMIFRPSDSYNSKILTERVVHEGFAAVDTLLLQSTGPLGPPPVTLSRSKAVKLQPTSETFLVLCINFVIFLCKS; encoded by the exons atgtattttagtgtttttcTATTAGTATTATCATTTAATCACATAAACTTTGTTAGTTCCGACAAGGGGAATTCTACTGAGGATGAAGAATGTACTTTGTGTAACCTTTCTT ttTTTCGTCGAAAACGTGCACTGCCTGAATACACACGGTGGCGTGCAACAACCCAAGAATTCATTGTGAAAGTTTTGGAGGATGATGTTACAACGCCGCAGACAAAACAAATCGTAGCGGTAAACATTAAACCCAATAGAAAAATAGAAGAAAAGATAATAGTTGGTGCTACACTTCTACCTACAGCAGTACCAATCACAACCCCCTTATCTGACGAATACACACGTTTTATACCTCCCACAACATCAAAAATTACTCGATATGACGATATGGTCTTCGCTCCTGCAACAACAGGTGTTATTCCTCCGATTAAACCTAAAAGTAAAG TTAGGAAAGGTGAACAACATATTGGgccaattataaaatttactggAGATCGACATGGGCTTCGAGATGAGAGCCCTCCCTCCGGTCCAAAATTTATTCCTAGAACCAATACTGAATATCTTTCACAATACGCACCTATCGCTCCAATCCTGTTCACCCAAAAGACTACTTTTGGACCTCTAACTCCACGTACTGTTGAAAAATTC GTAATATATAAGACTTCTGTACGACCTTCACGTACAACGCAATTGTTGGACTACATTACACCAGAGAGGACTCCGGATTTTCTCAATATATTAGGTTTAGCTGACAACAAACGGAAACCTTTTGTATTTTCACCTACGCGTACTTCGACATTTCCAAATGATACATCTACGATGATTACTTTTATAGACGAAAATGATGATTTAGTTCAAACCAAATCTAATGTAGATGACACATATAGAAGAACATACGAGGAAAAGAAAACTACAGAAAAAGATACGGACGAGTTCTACAATAACTTAATGATGTATGATGATGATACCGATGTCACAACTAGAAAAGTTTATCATGGATTTTCTGATACATACGAAGACAGCTCTGAGAAAAGTAAAGAACCTGATACTACTGAAACCACTATCGAACTTTCTTCTGATTTAGAAGAATACGATAATACAACGGAAAAAATGGTTTATCATGACGAAGATGACGTACAAAAAGGAACAACAACAGGAACATTGACAACAAGAAATACTGAAGAAGTGTCATTAAAGGCGACAACTTTTGCAAGAGtagtggaaaataatacaaaaagagtgtgtaatcttttaaaactgcGACACCTATCATTCAGTTCACCCCGCACACTTTATGAG ATAACAACTCAATTAAAGCAATGGGCGGAAGAGAGTCCTGTTGCAAAATGGGTTGATGTAACAAATGGAAATTTTACTGTAATGGAAAATCCCATTTATATGATGATCGTGGACGACCCTAGTAGTGGACAAATTATGTCAGCGAAGCAAACTGTCATGATTGTTGCgg GTATTCAAGGGAGAGACCACCACGCGGTGGCAGCAGCTATGTATGtgttatatcaattaattGAGCGTACTGATGCTCACTCAGATCTTCTAGTAAAGTATCGGTTCTGGATTATTCCAGTATTTAATCCAGATGGATACGACTACTCAATGACGTTTCCCCGT CGACGGGAATGGACAAAGAATCTACGCCAAACTTGGGACTCGTGCAAGGGCCGTGACACCTGCGAAGCGTGTGAATTATACGGGGTCATGTGTACTATTCAGCCCTGCTATGGCGTCAACCTTGATAGAAATTTCGAATATCAGTGGATCCCAC AGGAGCTACGTTCAGAACACCCATGTGGTCAGTTATACGCGGGTTCTAGACAGCTTAGCGAAGCCGAAACTCGCGCGCTTACTAACTTCCTCCATGAACAGAAAACTCCACTTTACACCTTTATAGCTTTCAAGGAAGGGAACGTTCTG GGTATAATGTATCCATATTCTCACACACGGAAAAGAAGAGCATTTGATCATGTTTAC AGACAGCGAGCGTCTATTGCAGCATCTGCTGCCTTCAGTATTAGTGGTCGACCATATGCTGCAGGACAAACATCTGAATTTTTAC CGCTTTATGCTGGTGGCATAGAAGACTGGGTGGATGGCCACTTAGGTATAGACAATACCTATACAATCATGATATTTCGACCCAGCGACTCGTATAATTCGAAGATTTTAACTGAG CGCGTCGTTCATGAAGGATTTGCAGCTGTAGACACTCTTTTGCTTCAGAGCACTGGACCCTTGGGACCACCACCAGTCACATTAAGTCGGTCAAAGGCAGTTAAATTGCAACCTACATCAGAAACATTCcttgttttatgtataaatttcgtaatttttttgtgtaaaagtTAG
- the LOC123715789 gene encoding uncharacterized protein LOC123715789 isoform X1 has protein sequence MYFSVFLLVLSFNHINFVSSDKGNSTEDEECTLCNLSFFRRKRALPEYTRWRATTQEFIVKVLEDDVTTPQTKQIVAVNIKPNRKIEEKIIVGATLLPTAVPITTPLSDEYTRFIPPTTSKITRYDDMVFAPATTGVIPPIKPKSKVRKGEQHIGPIIKFTGDRHGLRDESPPSGPKFIPRTNTEYLSQYAPIAPILFTQKTTFGPLTPRTVEKFVIYKTSVRPSRTTQLLDYITPERTPDFLNILGLADNKRKPFVFSPTRTSTFPNDTSTMITFIDENDDLVQTKSNVDDTYRRTYEEKKTTEKDTDEFYNNLMMYDDDTDVTTRKVYHGFSDTYEDSSEKSKEPDTTETTIELSSDLEEYDNTTEKMVYHDEDDVQKGTTTGTLTTRNTEEVSLKATTFARVVENNTKRVCNLLKLRHLSFSSPRTLYEITTQLKQWAEESPVAKWVDVTNGNFTVMENPIYMMIVDDPSSGQIMSAKQTVMIVAGIQGRDHHAVAAAMYVLYQLIERTDAHSDLLVKYRFWIIPVFNPDGYDYSMTFPRRREWTKNLRQTWDSCKGRDTCEACELYGVMCTIQPCYGVNLDRNFEYQWIPPEELRSEHPCGQLYAGSRQLSEAETRALTNFLHEQKTPLYTFIAFKEGNVLGIMYPYSHTRKRRAFDHVYRQRASIAASAAFSISGRPYAAGQTSEFLPLYAGGIEDWVDGHLGIDNTYTIMIFRPSDSYNSKILTERVVHEGFAAVDTLLLQSTGPLGPPPVTLSRSKAVKLQPTSETFLVLCINFVIFLCKS, from the exons atgtattttagtgtttttcTATTAGTATTATCATTTAATCACATAAACTTTGTTAGTTCCGACAAGGGGAATTCTACTGAGGATGAAGAATGTACTTTGTGTAACCTTTCTT ttTTTCGTCGAAAACGTGCACTGCCTGAATACACACGGTGGCGTGCAACAACCCAAGAATTCATTGTGAAAGTTTTGGAGGATGATGTTACAACGCCGCAGACAAAACAAATCGTAGCGGTAAACATTAAACCCAATAGAAAAATAGAAGAAAAGATAATAGTTGGTGCTACACTTCTACCTACAGCAGTACCAATCACAACCCCCTTATCTGACGAATACACACGTTTTATACCTCCCACAACATCAAAAATTACTCGATATGACGATATGGTCTTCGCTCCTGCAACAACAGGTGTTATTCCTCCGATTAAACCTAAAAGTAAAG TTAGGAAAGGTGAACAACATATTGGgccaattataaaatttactggAGATCGACATGGGCTTCGAGATGAGAGCCCTCCCTCCGGTCCAAAATTTATTCCTAGAACCAATACTGAATATCTTTCACAATACGCACCTATCGCTCCAATCCTGTTCACCCAAAAGACTACTTTTGGACCTCTAACTCCACGTACTGTTGAAAAATTC GTAATATATAAGACTTCTGTACGACCTTCACGTACAACGCAATTGTTGGACTACATTACACCAGAGAGGACTCCGGATTTTCTCAATATATTAGGTTTAGCTGACAACAAACGGAAACCTTTTGTATTTTCACCTACGCGTACTTCGACATTTCCAAATGATACATCTACGATGATTACTTTTATAGACGAAAATGATGATTTAGTTCAAACCAAATCTAATGTAGATGACACATATAGAAGAACATACGAGGAAAAGAAAACTACAGAAAAAGATACGGACGAGTTCTACAATAACTTAATGATGTATGATGATGATACCGATGTCACAACTAGAAAAGTTTATCATGGATTTTCTGATACATACGAAGACAGCTCTGAGAAAAGTAAAGAACCTGATACTACTGAAACCACTATCGAACTTTCTTCTGATTTAGAAGAATACGATAATACAACGGAAAAAATGGTTTATCATGACGAAGATGACGTACAAAAAGGAACAACAACAGGAACATTGACAACAAGAAATACTGAAGAAGTGTCATTAAAGGCGACAACTTTTGCAAGAGtagtggaaaataatacaaaaagagtgtgtaatcttttaaaactgcGACACCTATCATTCAGTTCACCCCGCACACTTTATGAG ATAACAACTCAATTAAAGCAATGGGCGGAAGAGAGTCCTGTTGCAAAATGGGTTGATGTAACAAATGGAAATTTTACTGTAATGGAAAATCCCATTTATATGATGATCGTGGACGACCCTAGTAGTGGACAAATTATGTCAGCGAAGCAAACTGTCATGATTGTTGCgg GTATTCAAGGGAGAGACCACCACGCGGTGGCAGCAGCTATGTATGtgttatatcaattaattGAGCGTACTGATGCTCACTCAGATCTTCTAGTAAAGTATCGGTTCTGGATTATTCCAGTATTTAATCCAGATGGATACGACTACTCAATGACGTTTCCCCGT CGACGGGAATGGACAAAGAATCTACGCCAAACTTGGGACTCGTGCAAGGGCCGTGACACCTGCGAAGCGTGTGAATTATACGGGGTCATGTGTACTATTCAGCCCTGCTATGGCGTCAACCTTGATAGAAATTTCGAATATCAGTGGATCCCAC CAGAGGAGCTACGTTCAGAACACCCATGTGGTCAGTTATACGCGGGTTCTAGACAGCTTAGCGAAGCCGAAACTCGCGCGCTTACTAACTTCCTCCATGAACAGAAAACTCCACTTTACACCTTTATAGCTTTCAAGGAAGGGAACGTTCTG GGTATAATGTATCCATATTCTCACACACGGAAAAGAAGAGCATTTGATCATGTTTAC AGACAGCGAGCGTCTATTGCAGCATCTGCTGCCTTCAGTATTAGTGGTCGACCATATGCTGCAGGACAAACATCTGAATTTTTAC CGCTTTATGCTGGTGGCATAGAAGACTGGGTGGATGGCCACTTAGGTATAGACAATACCTATACAATCATGATATTTCGACCCAGCGACTCGTATAATTCGAAGATTTTAACTGAG CGCGTCGTTCATGAAGGATTTGCAGCTGTAGACACTCTTTTGCTTCAGAGCACTGGACCCTTGGGACCACCACCAGTCACATTAAGTCGGTCAAAGGCAGTTAAATTGCAACCTACATCAGAAACATTCcttgttttatgtataaatttcgtaatttttttgtgtaaaagtTAG
- the LOC123715447 gene encoding sodium-dependent nutrient amino acid transporter 1-like isoform X1, translated as MMESNKVGFDNGGFSKAGSDPAKNEQDKVKDVEDAEPERAAWGNQIEFLMSCIATSVGLGNVWRFPFIAYQNGGGAFLIPYIIVLLLIGKPMYYLECVLGQFSSRNSVKVWSLSPAMKGTGYAQALGSSCILSYYVLIIGLCLYYLSMSFTSTLPWAVCQPEWDNCVPSGQTENLNTTENGTSSAELYFVKTVLQRSDDIDNGIGMPIWYLVLCLLASWFIIFLIVSRGVKSSGKAAYFLALFPYVVMIILMITTVILPGAGDGILFFITPQWDKILELKVWYAAVTQVFFSLSVCTGTIIMFSSYNNFRQNVYRDAMIVTTLDTFTSLLSGITIFGILGNLAYVLDKDVGEVIGSGGTGLAFVSYPDAITKTFQPQLFSILFFLMMTVLGVGSAVALLSVVNTLLMDAFPRVPVVYMSAISCTGGFAVGLIYTTPGGQFLLELVDHYGGTFLILFCGIVEAVGVFWIYGLENLCLDIEFMSGMRSSIYWRFCWGFITPAVMIVVFIYALVTVEALVFGGFYYYTTPAHVAGYLLLAAGIFFVLGFMGITMLKYNTGDFITTLKKAFGPKNTWGPRGAALHREWQAFKNDAKDARLLQNTSRLKHLWLSLWGGYKRS; from the exons ATG atgGAATCGAATAAGGTTGGATTTGATAATGGTGGCTTTAGCAAAGCAGGAAGTGACCCAGCCAAAAACGAACAAGATAAG GTTAAGGACGTTGAAGACGCTGAACCCGAGCGGGCAGCTTGGGGAAACCAAATCGAGTTCCTCATGTCCTGCATTGCCACCTCCGTGGGACTTGGCAACGTTTGGCGTTTCCCCTTTATCGCTTACCAAAATGGAGGTGGAGCTTTCCTGATACCTTATATTATTGTCCTCCTTCTTATTGGAAAACCTATGTACTATTTGGAGTGTGTTTTGGGGCAATTCAGCTCCAGAAACTCTGTTAAAGTTTGGTCGTTGTCACCGGCAATGAAAG GTACTGGATATGCGCAGGCACTTGGATCTAGTTGCATTCTATCATACTATGTACTTATCATAGGGCTTTGCTTGTATTACCTGTCAATGAGTTTCACGTCAACATTACCTTGGGCTGTTTGCCAGCCAGAGTGGGATAACTGTGTTCCTTCGGGACAAACTGAAAATCTCAATACCACCGAAAATGGAACAAGCAGTGCTGAATTGTATTTTGT AAAAACTGTTTTGCAAAGAAGCGACGACATTGATAATGGAATTG GTATGCCGATTTGGTATCTGGTCTTATGTCTGCTAGCATCttggtttattattttccttatCGTATCAAGAGGAGTGAAAAGCTCTGGAAAAGCTGCGTACTTTCTGGCGTTGTTTCCCTACGTTGTTATGATCATTTTGATGATAAC CACTGTTATACTACCTGGAGCAGGCGACGGAATTCTGTTCTTTATAACACCGCAATGGGataaaattttagaactcAAG GTATGGTATGCCGCCGTAACTCAAGTCTTCTTTTCACTCTCCGTATGCACTGGAACCATCATTATGTTCTCATCTTATAACAACTTCAGACAAAATGTATACAG GGATGCCATGATAGTGACAACGTTAGATACGTTTACAAGCCTACTGTCAGGAATTACAATTTTCGGTATTCTGGGCAACTTGGCTTACGTCCTTGATAAAGATGTTGGCGAAGTTATCGGTTCTGGAGGTACTGGTCTCGCATTCGTCTCTTATCCTGATGCTATTACCAAGACATTTCAGCCTCAG ttatTTTCGATACTATTTTTCCTTATGATGACCGTTCTTGGAGTGGGCTCAGCCGTAGCTCTGCTATCAGTTGTTAATACGTTATTGATGGACGCCTTTCCGCGTGTACCCGTTGTCTATATGTCGGCTATATCGTGCACTGGTGGTTTCGCAGTCGGCCTTATTTATACAACTCCT GGTGGTCAGTTCCTTTTGGAACTAGTGGATCATTACGGTGGCACGTTCTTGATCCTTTTCTGTGGTATTGTGGAAGCTGTCGGCGTATTTTGGATATAcg GTTTAGAAAACCTCTGCCTGGATATAGAGTTTATGTCAGGTATGAGATCTTCAATATACTGGCGTTTCTGTTGGGGTTTCATCACACCAGCCGTTATGATCGTTGTCTTCATATACGCTCTTGTAACAGTTGAAGCACTCGTCTTTGGCggattttattactatactaCACCGGCTCATG TTGCTGGCTACTTGTTGCTGGCTGCAGGGATATTCTTCGTACTAGGTTTTATGGGTATCACCATGTTGAAGTACAACACTGGTGACTTCATTACG acttTAAAGAAGGCATTCGGCCCAAAAAATACTTGGGGACCAAGAGGCGCAGCTTTACATCGGGAATGGCAAGCATTTAAAAATGACGCTAAGGACGCAAGACTACTACAAAATACTTCAAGACTAAAACACTTGTGGCTGAGTTTATGGGGAGGCTACAAGAGGTCatga
- the LOC123715447 gene encoding sodium-dependent nutrient amino acid transporter 1-like isoform X2, with translation MESNKVGFDNGGFSKAGSDPAKNEQDKVKDVEDAEPERAAWGNQIEFLMSCIATSVGLGNVWRFPFIAYQNGGGAFLIPYIIVLLLIGKPMYYLECVLGQFSSRNSVKVWSLSPAMKGTGYAQALGSSCILSYYVLIIGLCLYYLSMSFTSTLPWAVCQPEWDNCVPSGQTENLNTTENGTSSAELYFVKTVLQRSDDIDNGIGMPIWYLVLCLLASWFIIFLIVSRGVKSSGKAAYFLALFPYVVMIILMITTVILPGAGDGILFFITPQWDKILELKVWYAAVTQVFFSLSVCTGTIIMFSSYNNFRQNVYRDAMIVTTLDTFTSLLSGITIFGILGNLAYVLDKDVGEVIGSGGTGLAFVSYPDAITKTFQPQLFSILFFLMMTVLGVGSAVALLSVVNTLLMDAFPRVPVVYMSAISCTGGFAVGLIYTTPGGQFLLELVDHYGGTFLILFCGIVEAVGVFWIYGLENLCLDIEFMSGMRSSIYWRFCWGFITPAVMIVVFIYALVTVEALVFGGFYYYTTPAHVAGYLLLAAGIFFVLGFMGITMLKYNTGDFITTLKKAFGPKNTWGPRGAALHREWQAFKNDAKDARLLQNTSRLKHLWLSLWGGYKRS, from the exons atgGAATCGAATAAGGTTGGATTTGATAATGGTGGCTTTAGCAAAGCAGGAAGTGACCCAGCCAAAAACGAACAAGATAAG GTTAAGGACGTTGAAGACGCTGAACCCGAGCGGGCAGCTTGGGGAAACCAAATCGAGTTCCTCATGTCCTGCATTGCCACCTCCGTGGGACTTGGCAACGTTTGGCGTTTCCCCTTTATCGCTTACCAAAATGGAGGTGGAGCTTTCCTGATACCTTATATTATTGTCCTCCTTCTTATTGGAAAACCTATGTACTATTTGGAGTGTGTTTTGGGGCAATTCAGCTCCAGAAACTCTGTTAAAGTTTGGTCGTTGTCACCGGCAATGAAAG GTACTGGATATGCGCAGGCACTTGGATCTAGTTGCATTCTATCATACTATGTACTTATCATAGGGCTTTGCTTGTATTACCTGTCAATGAGTTTCACGTCAACATTACCTTGGGCTGTTTGCCAGCCAGAGTGGGATAACTGTGTTCCTTCGGGACAAACTGAAAATCTCAATACCACCGAAAATGGAACAAGCAGTGCTGAATTGTATTTTGT AAAAACTGTTTTGCAAAGAAGCGACGACATTGATAATGGAATTG GTATGCCGATTTGGTATCTGGTCTTATGTCTGCTAGCATCttggtttattattttccttatCGTATCAAGAGGAGTGAAAAGCTCTGGAAAAGCTGCGTACTTTCTGGCGTTGTTTCCCTACGTTGTTATGATCATTTTGATGATAAC CACTGTTATACTACCTGGAGCAGGCGACGGAATTCTGTTCTTTATAACACCGCAATGGGataaaattttagaactcAAG GTATGGTATGCCGCCGTAACTCAAGTCTTCTTTTCACTCTCCGTATGCACTGGAACCATCATTATGTTCTCATCTTATAACAACTTCAGACAAAATGTATACAG GGATGCCATGATAGTGACAACGTTAGATACGTTTACAAGCCTACTGTCAGGAATTACAATTTTCGGTATTCTGGGCAACTTGGCTTACGTCCTTGATAAAGATGTTGGCGAAGTTATCGGTTCTGGAGGTACTGGTCTCGCATTCGTCTCTTATCCTGATGCTATTACCAAGACATTTCAGCCTCAG ttatTTTCGATACTATTTTTCCTTATGATGACCGTTCTTGGAGTGGGCTCAGCCGTAGCTCTGCTATCAGTTGTTAATACGTTATTGATGGACGCCTTTCCGCGTGTACCCGTTGTCTATATGTCGGCTATATCGTGCACTGGTGGTTTCGCAGTCGGCCTTATTTATACAACTCCT GGTGGTCAGTTCCTTTTGGAACTAGTGGATCATTACGGTGGCACGTTCTTGATCCTTTTCTGTGGTATTGTGGAAGCTGTCGGCGTATTTTGGATATAcg GTTTAGAAAACCTCTGCCTGGATATAGAGTTTATGTCAGGTATGAGATCTTCAATATACTGGCGTTTCTGTTGGGGTTTCATCACACCAGCCGTTATGATCGTTGTCTTCATATACGCTCTTGTAACAGTTGAAGCACTCGTCTTTGGCggattttattactatactaCACCGGCTCATG TTGCTGGCTACTTGTTGCTGGCTGCAGGGATATTCTTCGTACTAGGTTTTATGGGTATCACCATGTTGAAGTACAACACTGGTGACTTCATTACG acttTAAAGAAGGCATTCGGCCCAAAAAATACTTGGGGACCAAGAGGCGCAGCTTTACATCGGGAATGGCAAGCATTTAAAAATGACGCTAAGGACGCAAGACTACTACAAAATACTTCAAGACTAAAACACTTGTGGCTGAGTTTATGGGGAGGCTACAAGAGGTCatga